One Malaclemys terrapin pileata isolate rMalTer1 chromosome 9, rMalTer1.hap1, whole genome shotgun sequence DNA window includes the following coding sequences:
- the TMEM185A gene encoding transmembrane protein 185A — MNLRGLFQDFNPSKFLIYACLLLFSVLLSLRLDDKIQWSYWAVFAPIWLWKLMVIVGASVGTGVWARNPQYRAEGETCVEFKAMLIAVGIHLLLLMFEVLVCDRIERGTHFWLLVFMPLFFVSPVSVAACVWGFRHDRSLELEILCSVNILQFIFIALRLDEIIRWPWLVVCVPLWILMSFLCLVVLYYIVWSVLFLRSMDVIAEQRRTHITMAISWMTIVVPLLTFEILLVHRLDGHNAFSYIPIFVPLWLSLITLMATTFGQKGGNHWWFGIRKDFCQFLLELFPFLREYGNISYDLHHEDNEELEETPVPEPPKIAPMFRKKTGVVITQSPGKYVIPPPKLSIDMPD, encoded by the exons ATGAACCTGCGCGGGTTGTTCCAGGATTTCAATCCGAG caAATTTCTTATCTATGCCTGtctgctgctgttctctgttctgcTCTCTCTCCGTCTGGATGACAAAATTCAGTGGAGCTATTGGGCTGTCTTTGCTCCAATATGGCTATGGAAGCTAATGGTCATTGTTGGTGCCTCGGTGGGAACAGGAGTATGGGCACGAAACCCACAGTATCG AGCAGAAGGAGAAACCTGTGTGGAGTTCAAAGCTATGTTAATTGCAGTAGGTATTCACCTGCTACTGCTGATGTTCGAAGTTCTGGTATGTGACAGGATCGAAAGAGGAACCCATTTCTGGCTTCTGGTCTTCATGCCATTGTTCTTTGTATCTCCAGTGTCAGTTGCAGCTTGTGTGTGGGGCTTCCGACATGACAGATCTCTGGAG TTGGAAATTTTGTGTTCTGTCAATATTCTCCAGTTCATATTTATTGCACTCAGACTAGACGAGATCATCAGATGGCCATGGCTT GTTGTTTGCGTTCCTCTGTGGATCTTGATGTCCTTCCTGTGTCTGGTAGTACTCTATTACATTGTTTGGTCTGTCCTGTTCTTGCGTTCAATGGACGTTATTGCTGAGCAGAGGAGAACACACATAACAATGGCCATCAGTTGGATGACAATCGTTGTTCCATTACTCACATTTGAA ATTCTACTAGTGCACAGACTGGATGGACATAATGCGTTCTCATATATACCCATTTTTGTCCCTCTTTGGCTTTCTTTGATAACTTTAATGGCAACAACATTTGGACAGAAAGGAGGAAATCATT GGTGGTTTGGAATTCGCAAAGACTTCTGTCAATTCCTACTTGAACTTTTCCCATTCTTGAGAGAATATGGAAATATTTCCTATGATCTCCATCATGAAGATAATGAAGAACTGGAAGAAACACCTGTTCCAGAACCCCCCAAAATTGCACCAATGTTCCGAAAAAAGACTGGAGTGGTCATTACACAGAGTCCTGGAAAGTATGTTATTCCACCCCCCAAGTTAAGCATTGACATGCCAGATTAA